A region of Paroedura picta isolate Pp20150507F unplaced genomic scaffold, Ppicta_v3.0 Ppicta_v3_sca21, whole genome shotgun sequence DNA encodes the following proteins:
- the SNRPD2 gene encoding small nuclear ribonucleoprotein Sm D2 has protein sequence MSLLNKPKSEMTPEELQKREEEEFNTGPLSVLTQSVKNNTQVLINCRNNKKLLGRVKAFDRHCNMVLENVKEMWTEVPKSGKGKKKSKPVNKDRYISKMFLRGDSVIVVLRNPLIAGK, from the exons at GAGCCTTTTAAACAAGCCCAAGAGTGAGATGACTCCAGAAGAGTTGCAGAAGCGGGAAGAGGAAGAGTTCAACACTGGGCCCCTTTCCGTCCTCACACAGTCAGTCAAAAACAACACCCAAGTGCTGATCAATTGTCGCAACAACAAGAAGCTTTTGGGGCGTGTTAAGGCCTTTGACAG GCACTGCAACATGGTGTTGGAGAATGTCAAGGAGATGTGGACGGAGGTGCCGAAGAGTGGGAAAGGCAAGAAGAAATCAAAGCCCGTCAACAAGGATCGCTAcatctccaagatgttcctgcgTGGAGATTCAGTCATTGTGGTGCTAAGGAACCCTCTTATTGCTGGCAAGTAA